A region from the Thermanaeromonas toyohensis ToBE genome encodes:
- the spoVAD gene encoding stage V sporulation protein AD has protein sequence MSSTTKRVGKHTIQFANPPVIVATASVVGPKEGEGPLGNTFDMVITDTYFGEESWEKAERKMLEEAVKMVIAKAQLQWQDIDYLLAGDLLNQTISANYTARNLGIPFLGLYGACSTMYEGMALASILIDGGFATHVVAACSSHYDTAERQYRYPTEQGVQRPPTAQWTVTGAGAVLLAPAGNGPRITHATIGRVLDMGVKDPNDMGSAMAPAAVDTLVRHFQDTGRSPTDYDLIITGDLGRVGRELALKLAAQNGYDLGDKYTDCGLLIYDSERQGTYAGGSGCACSAVVFAGHLMGKLNDGTYKRILGIGTGALLSPTSTYQGESIPSIGHAVVIEKI, from the coding sequence TTGAGTTCAACTACCAAAAGAGTAGGTAAGCACACAATCCAGTTTGCGAATCCACCAGTAATAGTGGCTACGGCCTCGGTGGTAGGACCTAAAGAAGGGGAGGGCCCTTTGGGGAATACCTTTGATATGGTTATAACCGATACTTACTTCGGTGAAGAAAGCTGGGAGAAGGCCGAGCGTAAGATGCTGGAAGAGGCCGTTAAGATGGTGATCGCCAAGGCCCAATTACAATGGCAGGACATAGATTACCTTTTGGCTGGTGACCTTTTAAATCAGACCATTTCCGCAAATTATACTGCCCGTAACTTAGGTATCCCCTTCCTCGGCCTGTACGGTGCCTGCTCTACCATGTACGAGGGCATGGCCCTGGCTAGCATCCTTATCGATGGCGGGTTTGCTACCCATGTAGTGGCAGCTTGTAGTAGCCATTACGACACCGCCGAGCGCCAATATCGCTATCCTACGGAACAGGGCGTCCAGAGACCTCCTACTGCCCAGTGGACGGTTACTGGAGCCGGCGCGGTATTACTTGCACCGGCGGGTAACGGGCCGCGTATCACCCATGCCACCATAGGACGGGTTTTAGATATGGGCGTGAAAGATCCCAACGATATGGGATCGGCCATGGCTCCGGCGGCCGTGGATACGCTTGTACGCCACTTCCAGGATACGGGCCGGAGCCCTACTGATTATGATTTAATCATAACTGGCGACCTAGGTCGGGTAGGCCGGGAGTTAGCTTTAAAACTTGCGGCGCAGAACGGCTACGATCTAGGGGACAAATATACCGACTGTGGCCTTTTAATTTATGATTCTGAACGGCAGGGTACCTATGCCGGGGGAAGCGGGTGCGCCTGCTCGGCGGTAGTCTTCGCCGGCCATCTTATGGGGAAACTTAATGACGGCACATACAAGCGCATATTGGGAATAGGGACCGGCGCCCTTTTAAGCCCTACCTCTACTTATCAGGGAGAATCTATCCCCAGCATTGGGCATGCTGTAGTAATAGAGAAGATATAG
- a CDS encoding spore germination protein gives MAVTGEEVKVAKQLEANINWLNRELGVKESFDVIRRDIIFAGRRASLFYIDGFIKDDIMLYILRRLSELEREDLAPSPFKKTLQQYINYIEVDTLEDLHQVVDKVLAGGLALVVDGFEQVIIIDARRYPARNPEEPDLERVVRGSRDGFVETLLYNTNLLRRRIRDPRLRIEILQAGSRSKTDIAVVYIKDIAHPRLVEEVKRRIKAIKIDGLPMAEKSVEELITPGNWWNPFPRVRYTERPDVAAVHLLEGHVLVMVDTSPSVMIIPATFFHHLQHAEEYRQVPLVGAFLRWIRFLGVVVSVLLPPVWLLLALNRGLIPPGLEWLGPKKIAAIPLMWQFLLAEGGIDLLRMAAIHTPTALATALGLIATILIGEVAIAVGLFNPEIILYMAVAAIGIFATPSYELGMANTLVRVVALLAVGFWGLPGLVAILLGTFLLLATTKSFGVPYLWPLIPWDWRSLKSILLRSPVPLQNLRPPALKPLDEDRQPAPAYKPWPWQDRETLEERASREARLQDRVQDKD, from the coding sequence ATGGCCGTCACTGGCGAAGAAGTAAAAGTAGCAAAACAACTGGAAGCTAATATAAATTGGCTGAACAGGGAGCTAGGAGTTAAAGAAAGCTTTGATGTTATCCGTCGGGATATTATATTTGCTGGCCGCCGGGCCAGCCTATTTTACATTGACGGTTTCATCAAGGATGATATTATGTTGTACATACTCCGGCGCCTTTCAGAATTAGAGAGGGAGGATCTGGCTCCCTCTCCCTTTAAGAAAACCCTACAACAATACATTAATTACATAGAAGTCGACACCTTAGAGGATTTACACCAGGTGGTAGATAAGGTCCTGGCTGGAGGACTAGCCCTGGTGGTAGATGGCTTTGAACAAGTAATCATAATAGACGCCCGGCGTTACCCGGCTCGCAATCCCGAAGAGCCTGATCTTGAACGGGTGGTGAGGGGATCCCGGGACGGCTTTGTAGAAACCCTACTTTATAACACCAACCTCCTTCGCCGTCGGATTCGGGATCCCCGTTTAAGGATCGAGATCCTGCAAGCCGGTAGCCGTTCTAAGACCGATATTGCAGTGGTCTATATTAAGGATATAGCCCATCCCCGGCTGGTGGAGGAGGTAAAGAGAAGAATTAAGGCCATCAAGATAGACGGCCTGCCCATGGCGGAAAAATCAGTAGAAGAACTTATTACTCCAGGAAATTGGTGGAATCCTTTCCCCCGGGTACGCTATACAGAAAGGCCAGACGTGGCTGCTGTACACCTGCTGGAAGGCCACGTGCTGGTTATGGTGGACACTTCCCCCAGTGTTATGATCATACCTGCTACTTTTTTCCACCACCTCCAGCATGCCGAGGAATACAGGCAGGTCCCCTTGGTAGGGGCTTTTTTACGCTGGATACGCTTCCTAGGAGTGGTAGTTTCCGTCCTCCTTCCTCCTGTATGGCTACTTTTAGCCTTAAACCGAGGCCTTATCCCTCCAGGCCTGGAGTGGTTAGGACCGAAGAAAATAGCGGCCATTCCCCTTATGTGGCAGTTTCTCCTGGCCGAAGGGGGTATAGACCTTTTACGTATGGCCGCTATCCATACACCTACAGCCCTAGCCACTGCCTTGGGTCTTATAGCCACTATACTTATAGGCGAAGTGGCCATTGCGGTAGGCCTTTTTAATCCTGAGATTATCCTTTATATGGCTGTGGCCGCCATAGGTATATTCGCTACCCCCAGTTATGAATTAGGCATGGCCAACACACTGGTGCGGGTGGTAGCCCTTCTGGCCGTGGGTTTTTGGGGATTACCTGGCCTGGTGGCTATCTTGCTTGGAACTTTTTTACTTTTGGCCACCACCAAATCCTTCGGCGTACCCTACCTTTGGCCCCTTATCCCCTGGGACTGGCGCTCGCTGAAATCTATTTTGTTACGCTCCCCGGTGCCCTTGCAAAACTTGCGCCCTCCTGCCCTTAAGCCCTTGGATGAGGATCGGCAACCCGCCCCAGCTTATAAACCTTGGCCCTGGCAGGACAGGGAGACCTTAGAAGAGCGGGCGAGCCGAGAAGCAAGACTTCAAGACCGTGTTCAAGATAAAGATTAA
- a CDS encoding SpoVA/SpoVAEb family sporulation membrane protein: MDLTPYKVTPAHVLVGFVTGGAVLSALGLYQPLVQIGGAGATIPLSGFGHLLAQGALGAVKTKGLLGAFSGGLQMTAVGLTAAILFGYLMAIIFNPRG; the protein is encoded by the coding sequence ATGGACTTAACTCCCTACAAAGTCACCCCCGCCCATGTGCTAGTCGGTTTTGTCACCGGAGGAGCTGTTTTAAGCGCCTTGGGATTGTACCAGCCCCTGGTGCAAATCGGCGGGGCAGGGGCTACCATCCCTTTAAGTGGTTTTGGCCATCTTCTAGCCCAGGGAGCTCTAGGCGCGGTTAAAACTAAGGGTCTCTTAGGCGCTTTTTCTGGGGGTCTACAGATGACGGCGGTGGGCTTAACGGCTGCCATACTATTTGGATACCTGATGGCCATTATTTTTAACCCGCGAGGTTAA
- the galU gene encoding UTP--glucose-1-phosphate uridylyltransferase GalU — MLPIRKAVIPAAGWGTRFLPATKAQPKEMLPIVDKPAIQYIVEEAVRSGVNSLLIITGKHKRAIEDHFDQSLELSALLREKNNLELLQVVEEVASLADIHYIRQKEQLGLGHAVHCARQFVGEEPFAVLLGDDIIVNDIPCLKQMIEAYKEVGQAIVAVQEVPLDEVKRYGIVEPAGATENGLFQVKGLVEKPDPQHAPSNLAVIGRYILLPEIFPILADLPPGAGGEIQLTDALNILAREGRVYAYRFAGRRYDVGDKLGFLQATVEFALERPDLAVPFRNYLLNLLAAQLEIPEAAASRDG; from the coding sequence ATGCTTCCCATCCGTAAAGCGGTTATCCCGGCCGCTGGCTGGGGTACTCGTTTTCTACCAGCCACCAAAGCCCAGCCTAAGGAGATGCTGCCCATTGTTGATAAACCTGCTATCCAATATATCGTGGAGGAAGCGGTACGTTCGGGAGTCAACTCCCTTTTAATTATCACCGGTAAACATAAACGGGCTATTGAAGACCATTTTGACCAATCCTTGGAGCTATCTGCCCTCCTGCGGGAGAAAAATAATCTTGAGCTATTACAGGTAGTAGAGGAAGTAGCCAGTCTAGCCGATATCCATTATATCAGGCAAAAGGAACAACTGGGTCTGGGGCACGCGGTACATTGTGCCCGCCAATTCGTGGGGGAAGAGCCCTTCGCCGTGCTCCTAGGGGACGATATAATTGTAAACGATATCCCGTGCTTAAAGCAGATGATAGAAGCCTATAAGGAAGTAGGGCAAGCTATCGTGGCCGTTCAAGAAGTGCCTCTAGATGAGGTGAAGCGTTATGGCATAGTGGAACCGGCTGGAGCTACTGAAAATGGCCTCTTCCAGGTCAAGGGTCTGGTAGAAAAACCCGATCCCCAACATGCGCCCTCCAATCTGGCCGTTATTGGGCGTTATATACTTCTTCCCGAGATATTCCCCATCCTGGCTGACCTTCCTCCCGGTGCTGGAGGAGAGATCCAACTAACCGATGCCTTAAATATCCTAGCTCGCGAGGGCCGCGTGTACGCCTACCGCTTCGCTGGGCGTCGTTATGATGTGGGTGACAAACTAGGCTTCTTACAGGCTACCGTGGAATTTGCCTTAGAGCGGCCGGATTTAGCTGTTCCCTTCCGGAATTACTTGCTTAATCTTTTAGCTGCCCAGCTCGAAATACCAGAGGCGGCTGCCAGCCGAGATGGTTAA
- a CDS encoding alpha,alpha-trehalose-phosphate synthase (UDP-forming) yields the protein MLKEPKIVLVSNRGSYTLKEGEGNIEAVPAISGLVSAVEPVLKEKGGVWVAWGGREVAAPETPGVRLMVPLEKPAYLFCEVPLTGDEIRRYYHGFTNGALWPLCHYFLEKCRYSTSEWSAYRQVNLKFALAALAEAGPQDIVWVNDYHLALVPAIIRRHKPGLKQAFFWHIPFPHYDLFATLPWARAILRGLLGSDIIGFHLPDYSYNFLHAVNKLLEVPVDYNTFTIRWQGRKIVAPAWPMGIDYEAFQKLACDPKIRQQAEELRRQIGTERIALAVERLDYTKGILERLLAFERFLEEAPEWRGRVSLLQIAVPSRTAVPAYQQLRSQVEEAVGRINGRFSEGHYRPVHYFWRGVPRQELVAYYLAADLMMVTPLRDGLNLVAKEYVASRVDGTGVLVLSRFAGAARDLKEAVIINPYDIEGTVIALKAALAMPVSQQKQRLKKLQEQVRRFDVRWWLGNFQRALQEREVKEEDAVRRHLRVSNFSALPSTSFVDA from the coding sequence ATGCTTAAGGAACCGAAGATAGTCCTGGTGTCTAACCGGGGTTCGTATACCCTTAAAGAAGGTGAAGGTAATATTGAAGCCGTACCCGCTATAAGCGGGTTGGTTTCGGCTGTAGAGCCCGTCCTTAAAGAAAAAGGAGGGGTTTGGGTGGCCTGGGGCGGCCGGGAAGTAGCCGCCCCGGAGACCCCAGGAGTTAGACTCATGGTGCCGCTGGAGAAGCCAGCTTACCTCTTTTGTGAAGTACCCCTTACTGGAGATGAAATCCGGCGGTATTACCACGGATTTACTAATGGCGCCCTGTGGCCTTTATGCCATTATTTCTTAGAAAAATGCCGCTATAGCACCTCAGAATGGTCAGCCTACCGCCAAGTTAACTTAAAGTTTGCTTTAGCCGCCTTAGCTGAGGCTGGGCCGCAAGATATCGTGTGGGTAAATGATTACCACCTCGCCCTGGTACCAGCTATTATCCGGCGCCATAAGCCAGGGCTCAAACAAGCTTTCTTCTGGCATATCCCTTTTCCCCATTATGATCTCTTTGCTACCCTGCCTTGGGCCCGAGCCATACTCCGTGGCCTTCTAGGAAGCGATATAATCGGTTTCCACCTCCCAGATTACAGTTATAATTTTCTGCATGCCGTAAATAAATTGCTGGAGGTGCCCGTGGATTATAATACCTTCACTATAAGGTGGCAAGGACGTAAAATCGTTGCCCCAGCCTGGCCCATGGGCATCGACTACGAAGCCTTCCAGAAGCTGGCTTGCGACCCCAAAATCCGTCAGCAAGCAGAAGAGCTACGCCGCCAGATCGGCACAGAACGCATAGCCCTGGCGGTAGAAAGGCTGGATTACACTAAGGGGATCTTAGAACGGTTGTTAGCCTTCGAGCGCTTCCTGGAGGAAGCTCCTGAATGGCGGGGCCGGGTATCTCTCCTGCAGATCGCTGTACCCAGCCGCACCGCTGTACCAGCTTACCAACAGCTGCGTAGCCAGGTAGAGGAGGCGGTGGGGCGTATAAACGGCCGGTTTAGCGAGGGCCATTACCGCCCGGTGCATTATTTCTGGCGAGGAGTACCTCGCCAAGAGCTGGTGGCCTATTACTTAGCTGCTGATCTTATGATGGTGACTCCTTTAAGGGACGGGTTAAACCTGGTAGCCAAAGAATACGTCGCCAGCCGGGTGGATGGTACAGGGGTTCTGGTTTTAAGCCGTTTTGCAGGAGCAGCCCGGGATCTTAAAGAGGCGGTGATAATTAATCCCTACGATATTGAGGGAACAGTAATAGCCCTAAAGGCCGCTCTGGCCATGCCTGTATCCCAGCAAAAACAGCGTTTGAAAAAACTACAAGAGCAGGTTCGGCGCTTTGACGTGCGTTGGTGGCTAGGTAATTTCCAGCGGGCCCTCCAGGAACGCGAGGTAAAGGAAGAAGATGCAGTGCGTCGACATTTGCGCGTTAGCAACTTTAGTGCGCTCCCATCCACAAGTTTTGTTGATGCTTGA
- a CDS encoding amylo-alpha-1,6-glucosidase, whose protein sequence is MGEPHLDLRIAPCEVEPVTEVLKEGNIFLVSLPTGEITGRSLGSLGLYHADTRYLDCLELYLQGLKPIYLSSAIRDSHFAQIELTNPEFTLPSGQLVPLQTIHLRLLRLIKDAFYQRLRLINFNSFPLSLTLDMIFGADYRDIFEVRGTVRERRGELLSPEIKRWGIKLSYRGLDGQVRTTAISLDPAPNEIKAEPGRARVRYILNLPPQKKIYLHLRIDLDSEIMENPDLISTGFSAATIMLAGRYHQWERECTQVYTDNTTLNNMLQTAVTDLAALQTDYPGEGRILDAGIPWYAAPFGRDSLITSWQTLILNPNIAKNTLRFLARYQGRRLDRWREERPGKIFHELRRGEMTRCGEVPHSPYYGSIDSTLWFIILLGATYRWTLDKELLEEMTEPLRRCLYWCTWYGDLDSDGYLEYLRESPAGLTNQGWKDSWNAVVDREGNIPPGPIALVEVQAYYYLALHEAAFLLKQVGDGITAASLIRRATKLREKFIRDFWVEDEGYLIFALDGHKKPITTLVSNGGHSLFTGILSPEQARRVAQRLLAEDFYSGWGIRTMSKKEKAYNPMSYHNGSVWPHDNAIIAFGMRRYNCLNELKKLASGLFEASSFFSYNRWPELFCGFTRRGLTGPVRYPIACDPQAWAVGSLFSFLQSLLGLDCRDNTIYINRPLLLPGAKKLEVRNLLVGQSRIDLAFEEKEGQVFCHVLRKEGNVRVIIEA, encoded by the coding sequence GTGGGAGAACCCCATCTAGACTTAAGAATAGCCCCTTGTGAAGTAGAACCGGTTACCGAAGTATTAAAGGAAGGTAATATTTTCCTGGTCTCCCTACCTACAGGCGAGATTACCGGCCGGAGCCTAGGCTCCTTAGGCCTCTACCATGCCGATACTAGATACCTGGATTGCTTAGAGCTCTATCTTCAAGGGCTAAAACCAATTTATCTTTCTTCCGCCATCCGGGACAGCCACTTTGCTCAAATAGAGCTTACTAACCCGGAATTTACCTTACCTTCAGGACAGCTGGTGCCCCTTCAGACTATACATCTGCGGCTCCTTAGGCTTATAAAGGATGCTTTTTACCAGCGCTTACGCCTTATAAATTTTAATTCCTTCCCCTTAAGCCTTACTCTAGATATGATCTTCGGTGCCGACTACCGGGACATTTTCGAGGTCCGGGGAACAGTAAGGGAGCGCCGGGGTGAGCTCTTGAGCCCTGAAATCAAGCGTTGGGGGATTAAGCTGTCTTACCGGGGGCTCGATGGTCAAGTGCGCACTACAGCCATCTCCCTGGATCCAGCTCCTAACGAAATAAAAGCGGAACCCGGGCGGGCACGAGTACGTTATATCTTAAATCTTCCCCCCCAAAAGAAAATCTACCTCCATCTGCGCATTGACCTGGACAGCGAAATCATGGAGAACCCCGACCTTATAAGTACTGGTTTTTCAGCCGCCACCATCATGCTGGCCGGCCGTTATCATCAGTGGGAACGGGAATGTACCCAAGTTTATACGGATAATACTACCTTAAACAATATGCTACAAACTGCTGTAACGGACCTAGCGGCCCTCCAGACCGACTACCCGGGTGAGGGACGAATCTTAGACGCAGGGATCCCATGGTATGCGGCCCCCTTCGGCCGGGATTCCCTCATTACTTCCTGGCAAACCTTGATCCTTAACCCAAATATAGCCAAAAATACCCTTCGCTTTTTGGCCCGTTACCAGGGAAGGCGCCTCGACCGGTGGCGTGAAGAAAGGCCAGGCAAGATATTTCACGAGCTGCGGCGGGGAGAGATGACCAGGTGCGGTGAGGTTCCCCATAGCCCCTACTATGGCTCCATTGATTCCACCCTCTGGTTCATTATCCTTTTAGGAGCCACCTACCGGTGGACCCTGGATAAAGAACTGCTAGAGGAAATGACCGAGCCCTTACGCCGTTGCCTTTACTGGTGCACCTGGTATGGGGACTTAGATAGTGATGGATATTTAGAATACTTACGGGAATCCCCGGCCGGGCTTACCAACCAGGGGTGGAAGGACTCCTGGAATGCAGTGGTAGACCGTGAAGGAAACATCCCGCCCGGGCCTATCGCCTTGGTGGAAGTGCAAGCCTATTATTACCTAGCCCTACATGAGGCAGCCTTCCTCCTTAAGCAGGTAGGAGATGGTATAACAGCAGCTAGCCTCATCCGGCGGGCTACTAAATTAAGGGAGAAGTTTATCCGTGATTTTTGGGTAGAGGACGAAGGATATCTCATCTTTGCCCTGGATGGCCATAAAAAGCCCATTACCACTTTAGTCTCCAATGGAGGGCACTCTTTATTTACCGGAATTTTATCTCCCGAGCAGGCCCGGCGCGTGGCCCAGCGGCTTTTGGCCGAAGATTTCTACTCCGGTTGGGGCATCCGGACTATGAGCAAGAAGGAAAAGGCCTACAATCCCATGAGCTACCATAACGGGTCCGTATGGCCGCATGATAATGCCATTATAGCTTTTGGAATGAGGCGGTATAATTGCTTGAATGAGCTTAAAAAATTGGCCTCCGGGCTTTTCGAGGCCAGTTCCTTCTTTTCTTATAATCGCTGGCCAGAGCTCTTCTGCGGCTTTACCCGTAGAGGTTTAACTGGGCCTGTCCGCTACCCCATCGCCTGCGATCCCCAGGCCTGGGCCGTGGGTAGCCTTTTTTCTTTTTTACAAAGTTTACTAGGTTTAGATTGCCGGGATAACACCATATATATTAACCGGCCACTTCTCTTACCAGGAGCCAAAAAGCTAGAGGTGCGGAATCTGCTGGTAGGACAGAGCCGCATCGATCTGGCCTTTGAGGAGAAGGAAGGGCAAGTGTTCTGCCATGTCTTAAGAAAGGAGGGCAATGTGAGGGTCATTATCGAGGCTTGA
- the panB gene encoding 3-methyl-2-oxobutanoate hydroxymethyltransferase, which produces MPKKKPTIPQLWDMKREGKKIRMVTSYDYMMASLVDETDIEMILVGDSLGMVVLGYEGTVPVTMEEMLHHIKPVVRAARNTFIVGDMPFGSYNASIESAIHNANRILKEGGADAVKLEGGLNVVQTVEALVKAGIPVMAHIGLTPQTATQLGGFKVQGKDLEAAKRLIEEAQALEAAGAFAIVLECIPSSLAKIITEKISIPTIGIGAGPHCDGQVLVIHDMLGMFKRFTPKFVKKYADLAPQILDALNTYAREVAEGVFPAEEHSFGMSEETLSRLY; this is translated from the coding sequence ATGCCGAAGAAAAAACCCACGATTCCCCAACTGTGGGACATGAAGCGAGAAGGGAAAAAAATTCGTATGGTAACCTCTTATGATTACATGATGGCATCATTGGTGGACGAAACCGATATAGAGATGATATTGGTGGGGGATTCTCTAGGGATGGTGGTCCTGGGATACGAGGGAACTGTACCGGTTACCATGGAGGAAATGTTACATCACATTAAACCGGTAGTAAGGGCTGCACGTAACACCTTTATAGTAGGGGATATGCCTTTTGGTTCGTATAACGCAAGCATCGAAAGTGCCATCCATAATGCTAATCGGATATTGAAAGAAGGCGGGGCGGATGCGGTTAAATTAGAAGGTGGTCTAAATGTGGTGCAAACGGTGGAAGCTTTAGTGAAGGCGGGCATTCCGGTTATGGCTCATATTGGGCTTACACCCCAGACGGCTACTCAATTGGGAGGTTTCAAGGTACAAGGGAAGGATTTAGAGGCCGCCAAAAGACTGATCGAAGAAGCCCAGGCCTTGGAGGCTGCGGGTGCCTTCGCAATAGTGTTAGAGTGTATACCCTCTTCGCTGGCTAAAATCATTACTGAAAAGATAAGTATCCCGACTATTGGTATTGGTGCAGGTCCCCACTGCGATGGACAAGTGCTGGTTATTCACGACATGCTTGGCATGTTTAAACGATTTACACCTAAATTTGTAAAGAAATATGCAGATTTAGCACCCCAGATCCTGGATGCGCTTAACACTTATGCTCGCGAGGTAGCAGAGGGAGTATTTCCGGCTGAGGAACATTCCTTTGGAATGAGTGAGGAAACCCTTAGTAGGTTGTACTAG
- the otsB gene encoding trehalose-phosphatase: MLDYDGTLVPLAPRPEEARPSPRLLKLLSCLSQDLKRHVAVVSGRRVEELADLLPLPYLFLAGLHGREVLHPAQDSRGSRLRLKLGPPGPPPGVWEEIQAHAERLATQVSGCWVEDKKEAIALHFREADPKKAAQIVATFIRFTQPLVEAHQLEYLKGNKVIEVRIKGIHKGIAVEYFLKLFPHAFPIFLGDDLTDEDAFRMLKGRGLSVLVGEPRPTLATYNLPTPAKVEDFLERLIRG, encoded by the coding sequence ATGCTTGATTACGATGGGACCCTGGTGCCCCTGGCTCCTAGGCCGGAAGAAGCCCGGCCATCTCCAAGGCTCCTTAAGCTTTTGAGCTGCTTAAGCCAAGATTTAAAGCGACATGTAGCCGTAGTAAGTGGGCGTAGGGTGGAGGAGCTGGCCGACCTCCTTCCCTTGCCTTACCTTTTTCTTGCCGGGTTGCACGGCCGCGAAGTCCTGCATCCTGCGCAAGACTCTCGGGGGTCCCGCTTAAGGCTTAAATTGGGTCCCCCGGGTCCTCCCCCTGGCGTATGGGAAGAGATCCAGGCCCATGCTGAAAGGTTGGCTACTCAGGTTTCCGGCTGCTGGGTAGAAGATAAAAAAGAAGCTATAGCCCTGCATTTCCGCGAGGCTGACCCTAAAAAAGCTGCGCAAATAGTGGCCACCTTTATCCGGTTTACGCAACCCCTGGTGGAAGCTCATCAGCTAGAGTACCTAAAGGGAAACAAAGTAATAGAAGTGCGTATCAAGGGAATCCATAAAGGTATAGCGGTAGAATATTTTTTAAAGCTTTTTCCCCACGCTTTCCCTATCTTTTTGGGTGACGATTTGACTGACGAGGATGCCTTTCGCATGTTGAAGGGGCGCGGTTTGTCCGTGCTTGTAGGAGAGCCGCGTCCTACCCTGGCTACCTATAATCTACCTACACCGGCCAAGGTAGAAGATTTCCTGGAAAGACTGATAAGGGGGTAG
- a CDS encoding glycosyltransferase family 4 protein, with protein MRIAMVHWAFPPIIGGVESHLALLCPRLVQLGHTVSLLTATAPGAPDQETWRGVAIRRSPLLDLNSLNPEIIESKAQEIRQLLEGFLLDFRPDVVHAHNMHYFSYIHAKALQEICQRHGWPLILTAHNVWEDELWQKMNTLARGWDRIIAVSHYIRQELMVNGYPPDRIHVVHHGIDTQIFHPPTALEVQKTLQTYPSLRGRRVIFHPARMSKAKGCDLSIRALDLVRREVPEVLLVLAGTTNTVDWGQQQPAEVAYMYELIEELGLKDHVFIRFFPWAEMPEIYRAAEVCLYPSIFQEPFGLVMLEAMATAKPIIVSRAGGMPEIVRPGFNGFLVSIGNYQELARYIVFLLRNPSIAVTLGHNGRRQVEQHFTVDIMTRATLEVYQEALSCFKQASNW; from the coding sequence ATGCGTATTGCCATGGTACACTGGGCCTTCCCCCCCATAATCGGCGGGGTGGAGTCGCATCTGGCCCTCCTTTGCCCACGGTTGGTACAGCTAGGTCATACGGTTAGCTTGCTTACGGCCACCGCTCCCGGGGCCCCGGACCAGGAAACCTGGCGAGGAGTGGCTATCCGGCGCTCTCCTCTGCTAGACCTTAATTCCTTAAACCCTGAAATTATTGAAAGCAAGGCACAAGAGATCCGGCAACTGCTGGAAGGGTTCCTCTTGGATTTCCGGCCAGATGTAGTCCATGCCCATAATATGCATTACTTTAGTTATATCCACGCTAAAGCCCTCCAGGAGATCTGCCAGCGCCATGGTTGGCCTTTGATTCTCACCGCCCATAATGTATGGGAAGATGAATTGTGGCAGAAGATGAATACTTTAGCCCGCGGGTGGGATAGAATAATTGCAGTTAGCCACTACATACGCCAGGAGCTAATGGTAAACGGATATCCCCCGGACCGTATACATGTAGTGCACCATGGTATTGACACGCAAATATTCCATCCCCCCACTGCTTTAGAAGTACAAAAGACCCTACAAACCTACCCAAGTTTACGCGGCCGGCGCGTAATATTCCACCCAGCCCGTATGAGTAAGGCTAAAGGTTGCGATCTAAGCATCCGCGCCCTCGACCTCGTCCGTCGAGAAGTACCGGAAGTTTTATTGGTCTTGGCCGGAACGACGAATACAGTAGACTGGGGTCAGCAACAACCAGCCGAAGTAGCCTACATGTATGAGCTCATAGAGGAGCTGGGTCTTAAAGATCACGTTTTTATCCGTTTCTTCCCCTGGGCAGAGATGCCCGAAATTTATAGAGCAGCCGAAGTATGTCTTTACCCCTCTATATTCCAGGAACCCTTCGGTCTGGTTATGTTAGAAGCCATGGCTACCGCTAAACCCATCATTGTGAGCCGGGCGGGAGGTATGCCCGAGATCGTGCGGCCTGGGTTTAACGGTTTCCTGGTAAGCATAGGCAACTACCAGGAACTGGCGCGGTATATTGTTTTCCTCCTGCGTAATCCTAGCATTGCTGTAACCCTCGGACATAACGGCCGCCGCCAAGTGGAGCAGCACTTTACAGTGGATATTATGACTCGAGCCACCCTGGAGGTTTACCAGGAAGCATTGTCCTGCTTCAAGCAGGCTAGCAACTGGTAA